Proteins from a genomic interval of Rhodothermales bacterium:
- a CDS encoding DUF1176 domain-containing protein: MTRIVACLIALALLGCGERQGGDQTVDEAGPETPVESVVRVNPTATMEDAAALLTSSFADDCIDREPGEEPMIPDESVDVVLADGRTARLFRMSCALGAYNSSEVWLRQVGDGQLEALTFRTPEVTYAYADEDETQLTSPPEVTGFRESNMLVNSSFDPESGQINSFIKWRGLGDAWEAGTWTLAGSEFELTRYVVDPTWSANAAAEDGTIDETSWEIFPAVRQQ, from the coding sequence ATGACCCGGATTGTCGCTTGTTTGATAGCCCTCGCACTCTTGGGATGCGGAGAGCGGCAGGGCGGTGATCAGACGGTGGACGAAGCCGGTCCTGAGACGCCCGTTGAATCGGTGGTCCGGGTAAATCCGACCGCGACCATGGAGGACGCGGCTGCCCTGTTGACGAGTTCGTTTGCCGACGATTGCATCGACCGCGAACCCGGCGAAGAGCCCATGATTCCGGACGAGAGCGTCGATGTCGTGCTCGCCGATGGTCGAACGGCCAGGTTGTTCAGGATGTCCTGCGCGCTCGGTGCCTACAATTCCTCCGAGGTGTGGCTTCGACAGGTCGGGGACGGTCAGTTGGAGGCGCTTACGTTTCGCACGCCTGAGGTCACGTATGCTTATGCCGATGAGGATGAGACGCAGTTGACTTCTCCGCCGGAGGTGACCGGATTTCGGGAGAGCAACATGTTGGTGAACAGCAGCTTCGATCCGGAGTCCGGGCAGATCAACTCGTTCATCAAGTGGCGGGGCCTGGGCGATGCGTGGGAGGCCGGCACATGGACCCTGGCCGGGAGTGAGTTCGAGTTGACCCGGTACGTGGTTGACCCCACCTGGTCTGCCAACGCGGCGGCCGAGGACGGCACAATCGATGAGACGAGCTGGGAGATCTTCCCGGCGGTGAGGCAGCAGTGA
- a CDS encoding DUF1304 domain-containing protein: protein MQTAALLVTALVALLHLYFLVLEMYLWDKPYGMRVFGNTPEKAAATKVLAINQGLYNGFLAAGLIWGIWLGDAGVAIRLFFLGCVILAGILGAITASRKILWVQAAPAALALALTLAS from the coding sequence ATGCAGACCGCCGCGCTCCTTGTCACTGCCCTCGTAGCCCTCCTGCACCTCTATTTCCTGGTGTTGGAGATGTACCTCTGGGACAAGCCGTATGGCATGCGGGTCTTCGGCAACACGCCCGAGAAAGCCGCGGCGACCAAGGTGCTAGCCATCAATCAGGGCCTCTACAACGGCTTCCTGGCCGCAGGCCTCATCTGGGGAATCTGGCTGGGCGATGCGGGGGTTGCCATCCGGCTCTTCTTTCTCGGCTGCGTGATCCTGGCGGGAATCCTCGGCGCGATTACCGCGTCGCGCAAGATTCTCTGGGTTCAGGCGGCGCCGGCAGCGCTTGCGCTGGCGCTGACGCTCGCGTCCTAG
- a CDS encoding serine hydrolase gives MTEFVCRCSERVLQGSILLMLLLVLGAAGVRAQYFPPTEGEEWESVSPASLSWDSEALAELLAFLDDRNTRAFVVLHRGRIVVEEYFAGAARDDERVWYSAGKSLMAALVGMAQHEGLVSLDSATTDYLGRWTSMPEQDERRITVWHQLTMTTGLDEDVSFGCTLRLCLQKRVEPGQRWVYHNAPYSLLRDVVEQASGEDLTDFTRNRLTSTTGFTGHWQASGFNNFFYSTARSAARFGLLVRSGGDWQGTQVLPDTAFTRAMLVPSQELNPSYGLLWWLNGQASYIPADSPETMQGAISTHAPADALIAAGSQGQFISVAPSLDLIMVRMGRDPGGGLAPLDFHDEIWQRLRMVISSSSSAEAHPSRPQLYMYPNPADGQVMVSGHQPGELELFDVLGRRVLRVASTGAPTTLDISALPAGLYVVVAPGSRGGQVLMVQ, from the coding sequence ATGACCGAGTTCGTGTGCAGGTGTTCGGAGCGGGTCCTGCAGGGCTCTATTCTCCTGATGCTGCTCCTGGTTCTCGGGGCGGCCGGCGTGCGTGCGCAATACTTCCCGCCCACCGAGGGCGAAGAGTGGGAGAGCGTCAGTCCGGCCTCGTTGTCCTGGGACTCCGAGGCGCTGGCAGAGCTGCTGGCGTTCCTGGACGATCGCAATACGCGGGCCTTCGTCGTGCTCCACCGGGGACGCATCGTGGTGGAGGAGTATTTCGCGGGAGCTGCCAGAGACGACGAGCGGGTCTGGTATTCGGCCGGGAAGAGTCTGATGGCCGCCCTGGTGGGCATGGCGCAACACGAGGGGCTCGTGAGCCTGGACAGTGCGACGACGGACTATCTGGGTCGGTGGACCTCGATGCCGGAACAGGACGAGCGGCGCATCACGGTTTGGCACCAGCTGACCATGACAACCGGACTGGATGAAGACGTTTCTTTTGGCTGCACGCTTCGGTTGTGCCTGCAGAAACGCGTGGAGCCCGGCCAGCGGTGGGTGTATCACAACGCCCCGTACAGCTTGCTGAGGGACGTGGTTGAACAGGCATCGGGCGAAGATCTGACCGACTTCACGCGGAACCGGCTTACCTCCACGACCGGATTCACAGGCCACTGGCAGGCAAGCGGCTTCAACAACTTCTTCTATTCGACTGCGCGCAGCGCCGCTCGCTTCGGTCTGCTTGTTCGGTCGGGAGGTGACTGGCAAGGCACCCAGGTGTTGCCCGACACCGCGTTCACCCGGGCCATGCTGGTGCCGTCACAGGAGCTGAACCCGTCCTACGGGCTGCTCTGGTGGCTGAATGGGCAAGCATCCTATATCCCGGCCGACAGTCCGGAAACGATGCAGGGCGCTATTTCGACCCACGCCCCTGCCGACGCCCTGATCGCGGCGGGTTCTCAAGGTCAGTTCATTTCCGTTGCGCCGTCGCTGGATCTGATCATGGTCCGCATGGGGCGCGATCCCGGTGGTGGTCTGGCACCGCTTGATTTCCACGACGAAATCTGGCAGCGACTTCGTATGGTGATCTCGTCCTCCAGCTCGGCCGAGGCTCACCCTTCAAGGCCACAGTTGTACATGTATCCAAACCCGGCTGACGGACAGGTGATGGTCAGCGGGCACCAGCCGGGAGAGCTGGAGCTGTTTGATGTGCTGGGGAGGCGGGTCCTGCGGGTCGCGAGTACCGGTGCCCCTACCACGCTGGACATCTCTGCGCTGCCGGCCGGGCTCTATGTGGTTGTAGCGCCAGGGAGCAGGGGTGGCCAGGTGTTGATGGTGCAGTGA
- a CDS encoding VCBS repeat-containing protein, producing the protein MIALLVALFIAQPDTVVLAGVPFTLQRLDAGPGEVNMAAGDFTGDGRMDTIAVSAGSHRLTLFAGDGRGRLTRRTSVQAGRNPTSVQAVDLNGDGHLDAVIANHETSHVTLLHGDGAGGFVEAPNSPVRVDVEPHPHVARAHDIDDDGVLDLLVDDRNRGGIRVLPGLTGRSYLIDTGGDPYLGFDLADLDGNGFPDLVTPNPRTAAVAMNRGGSFSPPQAIGTLAPFGVALADLDHDGAPDLVAVSGEGSNDIEVWAGPNFSSRIARIPMSRGAKLVATGDLNGDDVDDAVVCGWSAGLLVVAGGTLTTDSLSFEGNAWGLLLADFNADGRDDLVVADGSSSRAVLYLSVTSETPAPNSGDRR; encoded by the coding sequence ATGATTGCCCTGCTAGTTGCTCTGTTCATCGCGCAGCCAGACACCGTCGTGCTGGCCGGCGTCCCCTTCACGCTCCAGAGGCTCGATGCCGGTCCCGGGGAGGTAAACATGGCCGCCGGTGATTTCACGGGCGATGGGCGCATGGACACGATTGCCGTTTCGGCAGGGTCCCATCGTCTGACACTGTTCGCGGGAGACGGCCGTGGTCGCTTGACGCGCCGCACCTCCGTGCAGGCCGGACGTAATCCCACCAGCGTGCAGGCCGTCGACCTCAACGGAGACGGGCACCTGGACGCCGTGATTGCAAACCACGAAACGAGCCATGTCACGCTGCTGCATGGCGACGGTGCGGGCGGCTTCGTCGAGGCCCCTAACTCCCCTGTTCGAGTGGATGTGGAGCCGCACCCCCACGTGGCCAGAGCTCACGACATAGACGACGATGGCGTGCTGGACCTCCTGGTCGATGATCGCAACCGCGGCGGCATCCGGGTGCTGCCGGGATTGACTGGCCGCTCGTACCTGATCGACACAGGAGGCGACCCCTACCTCGGGTTCGATCTGGCGGACCTCGACGGAAACGGGTTTCCTGACCTCGTGACTCCGAATCCCCGAACGGCTGCAGTCGCCATGAACCGGGGCGGATCCTTCTCGCCACCTCAGGCCATCGGAACACTGGCTCCGTTCGGCGTGGCCCTTGCAGACCTCGACCATGACGGGGCGCCTGACTTGGTTGCGGTGTCCGGCGAAGGCTCAAACGACATCGAAGTCTGGGCCGGACCGAACTTTTCGTCCCGCATCGCCCGGATTCCCATGAGCCGCGGCGCCAAGCTGGTGGCCACCGGGGACCTCAATGGAGACGATGTGGACGACGCAGTGGTATGCGGCTGGAGCGCCGGTCTCCTGGTTGTCGCCGGCGGGACCCTCACTACGGACTCCCTCTCCTTCGAAGGCAACGCGTGGGGTCTTCTACTGGCCGACTTCAACGCGGACGGCAGGGATGATCTGGTCGTGGCAGACGGCTCAAGCTCCAGAGCGGTGCTGTACCTGAGCGTCACTTCTGAAACACCCGCCCCGAATTCGGGGGACCGACGGTGA
- a CDS encoding DUF4249 family protein: MRWFCLMGAALLLAACDSTATQPAGDDLVVEAFLFTEEPVNNIRITEAIPLSETSESDSLETPVNDAVVTLFKEGVPFRLKASGTDGFYHYDGDDLAVEEGDTFRLTVERGNTSIQAETTVPERPEGVALSSDRVEIVRIVIGPGGLQTPGGESRVRESLQRASIRVGWENSRRDLHFVVVNSLVGENPRYILPEFIRVRFEPFRLVTEPTDDSAFDVNLRTLEVFGAHQAVVYRVNKEYADLYAGREQDSRDLNEPPSNIEGGLGVFSAFAGVAMPFAVVPVE, translated from the coding sequence ATGAGGTGGTTCTGTCTGATGGGCGCCGCGCTCCTGCTGGCGGCTTGCGACTCGACCGCCACGCAGCCGGCAGGCGATGACCTGGTGGTAGAGGCGTTCCTGTTCACCGAGGAGCCGGTGAACAACATCCGCATCACGGAGGCCATCCCACTCTCCGAAACGTCCGAGTCGGACTCGCTCGAGACCCCGGTGAACGATGCGGTAGTGACGCTCTTCAAGGAGGGCGTGCCGTTCCGCCTCAAGGCCTCGGGAACGGACGGCTTCTACCACTACGACGGCGATGACCTCGCGGTGGAAGAAGGGGATACGTTTCGTTTGACCGTGGAACGCGGCAATACATCGATTCAGGCTGAGACGACCGTGCCAGAACGTCCGGAAGGCGTGGCGCTATCGTCGGATCGGGTCGAGATTGTGCGCATTGTCATCGGGCCGGGCGGCCTTCAGACTCCGGGTGGAGAGTCGCGCGTACGGGAAAGCCTCCAGCGGGCCAGTATCCGCGTCGGCTGGGAGAACAGCCGTCGAGACCTGCACTTCGTGGTGGTCAACAGCCTGGTCGGTGAGAACCCGCGCTACATCCTGCCGGAGTTCATCCGCGTGCGCTTCGAGCCGTTCCGACTCGTTACCGAACCGACCGATGACAGCGCCTTCGACGTCAATCTGCGCACCCTTGAGGTGTTCGGTGCCCACCAGGCCGTAGTCTACCGCGTGAACAAGGAGTACGCGGATCTTTATGCAGGCCGCGAGCAGGACTCGCGAGACCTGAACGAGCCGCCATCCAACATTGAAGGCGGACTGGGCGTGTTCAGCGCGTTTGCCGGGGTGGCCATGCCGTTCGCCGTGGTACCGGTGGAGTGA
- a CDS encoding TonB-dependent receptor: MQRIAAVPLTAIWALSLVFAVQLRAQTTTLSGTVLDADSGETLPYASVRIDSLSLGAATNLDGRFALLGVPEGRHTLSVSHIGYQTLDLVVEAVDGMRPIEINLQPRTGELDEVLVTAEQYEMMRTSGAISQITVSPRELAALPSVGEVDIFRSLQLLPGISGTNEGSSGLYVRGGTPDQNLVLLDGMTVYHVDHFFGFFSAFNADAIKDVQVYKGGFPASYGGRTSSVVDLTGKSGANDLRAAVGVNLLSASSVIEAPLGSRATVLVSARRSYTDVLQTGIYTSIFETLTGEETTPEPAAPGGGRRPGGAFNAAFTGPGQAVVQPDFYFYDLNAKVTVRPTDRDVIAMSLYGGQDNLDESRFTSNEIGNGTIGARLDNDIFDVTSWGNQGISGKWSRQWNSKLYSNAMLSYTEYFSESLRNSLLERFPLDADTVAFSRELSSLEDNSLSDATLRIDNELAVSGAHRLGFGAQLTGTDVGYRLTRNDTLSILDADQQSRLLAMYVQDTWSPSDRVRLIAGVRVVNHDLTDETVVEPRASARIALSERIRLKAGIGRYNQFVARVVNENVTEGARDFWLLADGQDVGVQRSTHYLAGVAYETPNWLLDVEAYHKDLTGLSEFTLRFRRGEADFEASDLFFQGTGTARGLEFLLQRKFGPTTGWLSYTLAEVEHTFPGLNDGKPFPALHDQRHELKVVQSSRINERWNVAATFTLATGKPYTTPESEYAITLLDGSEQTYIHVGQKNGVRLPAYHRLDASAHYRFPVGSSTVDFGVSIFNLYNRQNVWYRQFDLSQSPFVTTDVSFLGLTPNLSVRVEL, translated from the coding sequence ATGCAACGAATCGCGGCGGTCCCGCTGACCGCAATATGGGCGCTGAGCCTGGTCTTCGCAGTGCAGCTCCGGGCCCAGACCACCACCCTTTCCGGTACGGTGCTCGACGCCGACTCGGGCGAGACCCTGCCCTATGCCAGTGTGCGCATCGACAGCCTGAGCCTGGGGGCCGCTACCAATCTGGACGGCCGTTTTGCCCTGCTCGGTGTGCCCGAAGGTCGCCACACGCTTAGCGTCTCCCATATCGGCTATCAGACGCTGGATCTGGTCGTCGAGGCCGTCGACGGCATGCGGCCCATCGAGATCAACCTGCAGCCCCGGACGGGCGAGCTGGATGAGGTCCTAGTCACCGCGGAACAATACGAAATGATGCGCACCTCAGGGGCCATCAGCCAGATTACCGTTTCGCCGAGAGAGCTCGCCGCACTGCCGAGCGTGGGGGAGGTAGACATTTTCAGGTCGTTGCAGCTGCTTCCCGGTATCAGCGGTACGAACGAGGGCTCCTCCGGGCTGTATGTGAGAGGCGGTACCCCGGACCAGAATCTGGTGCTGCTGGACGGCATGACCGTGTATCACGTCGACCACTTCTTTGGCTTCTTCAGCGCCTTCAATGCCGATGCCATCAAGGACGTTCAGGTGTACAAGGGTGGTTTTCCGGCCTCCTACGGCGGGCGTACCTCGAGCGTGGTGGATCTCACAGGGAAGAGCGGCGCGAACGACCTGCGCGCCGCCGTCGGAGTCAACCTGCTGAGCGCATCGTCCGTGATTGAAGCGCCGCTGGGCAGCCGCGCTACCGTGCTTGTGAGTGCGCGCCGGTCCTACACGGACGTGCTTCAGACCGGCATCTATACCTCCATTTTCGAGACCCTGACCGGCGAGGAAACCACGCCTGAGCCCGCCGCTCCGGGAGGGGGGCGTCGCCCTGGGGGAGCCTTCAACGCCGCATTCACGGGACCGGGTCAGGCCGTGGTGCAGCCTGATTTCTACTTCTACGACCTGAACGCAAAGGTCACCGTGCGACCGACAGATCGCGACGTGATCGCGATGAGTCTCTATGGTGGGCAGGACAACCTGGATGAGTCCCGGTTCACCTCCAACGAGATTGGCAACGGCACGATCGGGGCCCGCCTGGACAACGATATTTTCGACGTTACCAGTTGGGGCAATCAGGGCATCAGCGGCAAATGGTCCCGGCAATGGAACTCCAAGCTGTACTCAAACGCGATGCTGTCCTACACGGAGTATTTCTCGGAGAGTCTCCGCAATTCGCTGCTGGAGCGATTTCCGCTGGACGCCGACACAGTGGCTTTCAGCCGGGAGCTAAGCAGCCTCGAGGACAACTCGCTTTCGGATGCCACCCTGCGCATCGACAATGAGCTGGCCGTGTCCGGGGCTCACAGGCTGGGGTTTGGTGCACAGCTGACCGGCACCGACGTCGGGTATCGCCTGACCCGCAACGACACCCTCAGCATTCTGGACGCGGATCAGCAGTCTCGACTGCTCGCGATGTACGTACAGGACACCTGGTCCCCGTCAGACCGCGTGCGCCTGATCGCCGGAGTGCGCGTGGTCAACCACGACCTGACAGACGAGACGGTGGTCGAGCCGCGCGCCTCGGCCCGCATCGCGCTGTCGGAACGCATTCGGCTGAAGGCAGGCATCGGGCGCTACAACCAGTTCGTGGCGCGCGTGGTCAACGAGAATGTGACCGAAGGGGCTCGGGATTTCTGGCTCCTGGCCGATGGGCAGGACGTCGGAGTGCAGCGCTCTACCCACTATCTGGCGGGTGTCGCCTACGAGACGCCCAACTGGCTGTTGGACGTGGAGGCGTACCACAAGGATCTGACGGGACTGTCCGAGTTCACGCTGCGCTTTCGCCGTGGCGAGGCCGATTTTGAGGCCAGCGATCTGTTTTTCCAGGGCACGGGGACCGCGCGTGGACTGGAATTCCTGCTGCAGCGCAAGTTCGGCCCGACCACGGGATGGCTGTCATATACCCTGGCCGAGGTCGAGCACACATTCCCCGGTTTGAACGATGGCAAGCCGTTCCCGGCCCTGCATGATCAGCGCCACGAGCTCAAGGTGGTGCAGAGTTCACGCATCAACGAGCGGTGGAACGTGGCAGCCACCTTCACGCTCGCGACAGGCAAACCGTACACCACGCCCGAGTCCGAGTACGCCATCACGCTGCTTGACGGCAGCGAGCAGACGTACATCCACGTCGGACAGAAGAATGGCGTGCGGCTGCCGGCATATCACCGACTGGACGCCTCGGCGCACTATCGTTTTCCCGTGGGAAGCTCCACCGTGGATTTCGGCGTTTCCATCTTCAACCTGTACAATCGCCAGAACGTGTGGTATCGCCAGTTCGATCTGTCGCAATCGCCGTTCGTGACGACGGATGTGTCGTTTCTCGGCCTCACTCCCAACCTGTCCGTGAGGGTGGAGCTATGA
- a CDS encoding serine/threonine protein kinase, translated as MTQHYSAEDWARVEDAVGLALRQSEAERSRMLHALRTSDPNLARRVEQVIGLQDKAEAYFHGLARRMLGGSPLNGLTGRRLGRYELGAVVGRGGTGSVLRARDTSSGLHVAVKVLHGRLRLDPEARRRFLVEARAVARMEHPYIARILDVGESEDGTTYLVMPLYHSALSTGRRWPEQEAVSFAAAVANALAYAHRKGVLHRDIKPSNILMTKEGDPVIVDFGIAKILADPTLTPMGAKLGTIAYMSPEQARGERTAATTDIWSLGVVLYQLLSGRRPFEGANPLEVIGKVRDEPPPPLPSDISSACARIVFRCLQKRPRDRWASAALLERQLRRLAPGPPQGFWRRILAGGRYSPWRRGRDA; from the coding sequence GTGACTCAACACTACTCGGCGGAAGACTGGGCTCGGGTCGAAGACGCTGTCGGGCTGGCATTGCGCCAATCAGAAGCCGAGCGCTCCAGGATGCTGCACGCCCTGAGGACGAGCGACCCGAACCTTGCGCGACGTGTCGAGCAGGTGATTGGACTCCAAGACAAGGCAGAGGCGTACTTTCACGGCCTCGCAAGGCGAATGCTGGGCGGCAGTCCGCTAAACGGGCTGACAGGCCGACGACTGGGGCGATACGAGCTTGGTGCCGTAGTTGGCCGTGGGGGAACCGGCTCGGTACTCCGAGCCAGAGATACCTCCTCCGGCTTGCATGTCGCCGTCAAGGTTCTGCACGGCCGCCTGCGTCTGGACCCGGAGGCGAGAAGGCGATTTCTGGTGGAAGCCCGTGCTGTGGCCCGAATGGAGCATCCCTACATCGCACGGATTCTGGATGTGGGAGAAAGTGAGGATGGCACGACCTACCTGGTCATGCCCCTGTATCACAGCGCATTGAGCACCGGTCGACGCTGGCCGGAGCAGGAGGCCGTTTCCTTTGCGGCGGCCGTTGCGAACGCGCTGGCGTATGCGCACCGCAAGGGAGTTCTTCATCGGGACATCAAACCGTCCAATATCCTCATGACAAAGGAGGGAGACCCGGTGATTGTGGATTTTGGTATCGCCAAGATCCTCGCGGACCCTACACTCACCCCGATGGGGGCCAAGCTCGGCACCATCGCCTACATGAGCCCTGAGCAAGCTCGTGGCGAGCGGACGGCGGCAACCACCGACATTTGGTCCCTGGGAGTCGTTCTCTACCAACTTCTTTCTGGAAGACGTCCGTTCGAGGGAGCAAACCCTCTCGAGGTGATCGGAAAGGTCCGGGACGAACCGCCGCCTCCCTTGCCATCGGACATCTCCAGTGCCTGTGCCAGGATCGTGTTCCGGTGCCTGCAAAAACGGCCGCGAGACCGGTGGGCGTCTGCAGCTTTACTCGAGCGGCAACTCCGGAGATTGGCGCCCGGGCCTCCTCAAGGGTTCTGGAGGCGCATTCTGGCCGGCGGGCGTTACTCCCCGTGGCGGAGGGGTCGCGATGCCTGA
- a CDS encoding sigma-70 family RNA polymerase sigma factor — MPDVDSILRGVEDGHAESVQQLFDLLYGELRERAHGQRRRWDGNLTLNTTAILHEAYIKLAGSALERVQDQAHFLALASRAMRQVLMDYARRAQAQRRGAGARHVALDEALPAGSSMPHTVVTELLDLERALERLGTQHPDAVAVVECRFFGGMTVAETAAALNISTPTVKRRWAVARSWLYAVVVSDHGEIVQGA; from the coding sequence ATGCCTGACGTGGACTCCATTCTACGGGGCGTGGAAGATGGCCACGCAGAGTCTGTGCAGCAGCTTTTTGACCTGCTGTATGGCGAGCTCAGAGAGCGCGCCCACGGGCAGCGTCGTCGGTGGGACGGCAATCTCACGTTGAATACAACGGCCATTCTGCACGAGGCCTACATCAAGCTCGCAGGCAGTGCCCTGGAGCGTGTGCAGGACCAGGCACACTTTCTGGCACTGGCCTCCCGAGCCATGAGGCAGGTACTTATGGACTATGCAAGGCGGGCCCAGGCCCAGCGTCGGGGTGCCGGTGCTCGCCATGTCGCACTTGACGAAGCCCTGCCCGCGGGGTCAAGCATGCCGCACACCGTCGTCACGGAATTACTCGATCTGGAAAGGGCCCTGGAACGTCTCGGGACTCAGCATCCGGATGCGGTAGCGGTGGTCGAGTGCCGCTTCTTCGGCGGCATGACCGTAGCGGAAACCGCCGCCGCACTCAACATCTCGACGCCCACGGTCAAACGAAGATGGGCCGTCGCACGCAGTTGGCTGTACGCTGTGGTGGTCTCCGATCACGGCGAGATTGTGCAGGGCGCTTGA